In Mycolicibacterium nivoides, the DNA window ACGTCAACCTCAGGTTTTGGCCTGGGAATGACGCGGAGTACAGTTGACCGCGTGCAGCGGGTGCTCCTTCTCGGACGCCGCGACGGGGTCTGATCAGACCGGCTTCCTGTCGCGGGTTTTTGCGATGCGCCGGTCGGGTCCCCCTTCAAACCCCGGAGCAAAAACATGACCACCCCCGACATCTCTGCAGATGCCTTCAGTTCGGTTCGCGCGATCAATACGCCGGCCGGCACCCCCAACCCCGGACAGCCCGTCTGGAACACCCAGCGCGGCTCATCCATGCCGGTCAGCCGCTATCGCAGCTTCGCCGACGAGGTCCCCGGCGGCAGCCCGGCCTTCGGCACCGGCGTCCCGTTCGACCGCACCTGGCCGGACCGCGTCATCGACAAAGCGCCCATGTGGTGTGCGGTCGACCTGCGCGACGGTAACCAGGCCCTGATCGACCCCATGAGCCCCGCGCGCAAGCGCCGCATGTTCGACCTGCTGGTACGGATGGGTTACAAGGAGATCGAGGTCGGCTTCCCGTCTGCGAGCCAGACCGACTACGACTTCGTCCGCGAGATCATCGAGGACGGCGCGATTCCGGACGACGTCACCATCCAGGTGCTGACGCAGTGCCGGCCCGAGCTGATCGAACGCACCTTCGAGGCGTGCGCGGGAGCCCCGCAGGCGATCGTGCACTTCTACAACTCGACGTCGATCCTGCAGCGCCGCGTCGTGTTCCGGGCCGACCGCGACGCTGTCAAGAAGATCGCCACCGACGGCGCCCAGATGTGTGTCGAGGAGGCCAAGAAGTACCCGCAGACCCGGTGGCGCTTCGAGTACTCCCCCGAGTCCTACACGGGCACCGAGCTGGAGTACGCCGTCGAGGTGTGCAACGCGGTTGCCGACATCGTCAAGCCCACGCCCGAGTGGCCGCTGATCGTCAACCTGCCCGCCACGGTCGAGATGGCCACCCCGAACGTCTACGCCGATTCGATCGAGTGGATGAGCAGGCACCTGACCCCGCGCGATTCGATCATCCTGAGCCTGCACCCGCACAACGACCGCGGAACCGGCGTTGCCGCAGCGGAATTGGGCTACCAGGCCGGCGCCGACCGGATCGAGGGCTGCCTGTTCGGTAACGGCGAGCGCACGGGCAATGTCTGTCTGGTGACGC includes these proteins:
- the leuA gene encoding 2-isopropylmalate synthase, with the translated sequence MTTPDISADAFSSVRAINTPAGTPNPGQPVWNTQRGSSMPVSRYRSFADEVPGGSPAFGTGVPFDRTWPDRVIDKAPMWCAVDLRDGNQALIDPMSPARKRRMFDLLVRMGYKEIEVGFPSASQTDYDFVREIIEDGAIPDDVTIQVLTQCRPELIERTFEACAGAPQAIVHFYNSTSILQRRVVFRADRDAVKKIATDGAQMCVEEAKKYPQTRWRFEYSPESYTGTELEYAVEVCNAVADIVKPTPEWPLIVNLPATVEMATPNVYADSIEWMSRHLTPRDSIILSLHPHNDRGTGVAAAELGYQAGADRIEGCLFGNGERTGNVCLVTLGLNMFSRGVDPQIDFSNIDEIRRTVEYCNQLPVHERHPYGGDLVYTAFSGSHQDAINKGLDQMKIDADDMDSDVDEILWQVPYLPIDPKDVGRTYEAVIRVNSQSGKGGVAYIMKADHGLVLPRRLQIEFSQAIQQITDGEGGEVSPKEIWDAFSEEYLAPIIPLERIRQKVVASEVDGGTDTITAIVKIDGVEREIVGAGNGPLAAFVDALGAIGYDINVLDYSEHAMSSGEEAQAAAYVEASIGGRTVWGVGIATSITTASLRAVVSAVNRAARD